A stretch of the Perca flavescens isolate YP-PL-M2 chromosome 3, PFLA_1.0, whole genome shotgun sequence genome encodes the following:
- the pxylp1 gene encoding 2-phosphoxylose phosphatase 1 isoform X1, translated as MLARNRFLLLVVVGGAALAIISLSLQFWNLIPTTPILEERPFQAADGGVGVALGKSRKRVFPMPHTQEPNPISEAYSYCNTPNRTEQAWEGHSPADYKLLSVQVMIRHGDRYPLYYIPKTKRPAIDCTLSISRMPSHPLLNSFIRHMGQGGRGHWESTLASVPRLPNHSACETGELTQTGVVQHLRNGQLLHQAYKRHNLLPSDWSPRQVWVETTGKSRTLQSGLAFLYGFLQDFDWTKLTTRHQWSTLFCGSACDCPTRNRYLEEEQRRQYRLRVSDTELERTYADMARTLGLLTRQLRAANPIDSLLCHLCHGISFPCVPMGDGTSGCLTMAQFAVIRRQQLDDEVDRRRVGLYRKYAILAMYPYLNRTAAKMERVAKDNEAGRQHRAGGEEVFTLSSAHDVTMAPLLSALGLEEARFPRFAARVVFELWKSPPAMQGQPKKRAGKGEKSKAKDGELFIRVLYNGEDVTFHTTFCRSHNRHASQPLCPLKNFLSFVRRDMFSVVNATSYQEACYRRPG; from the exons ATGCTGGCTCGTAACCGCTTCCTCCTCCTGGTAGTGGTGGGCGGGGCTGCGCTGGCCATCATCAGCCTGAGCCTCCAGTTCT GGAACCTGATCCCCACCACTCCCATACTGGAGGAGCGACCCTTCCAGGCTGCAGATGGAGGTGTTGGGGTGGCGCTGGGGAAGAGCAGAAAGAGAGTGTTCCCGATGCCTCACACCCAGGAGCCCAACCCCATATCTGAGGCTTACAGCTATTGCAACACTCCCAACCGCACTGAACAAGCCTGGGAGG GTCACAGTCCTGCTGACTACAAGCTGCTGTCTGTCCAGGTGATGATTCGCCATGGTGACCGCTACCCACTCTACTACATCCCCAAGACCAAACGGCCCGCCATCGACTGCACCTTGTCCatcagcag GATGCCTTCCCACCCCCTGCTGAACTCCTTCATCCGTCACATGGGCCAGGGAGGTCGCGGCCACTGGGAGTCTACGCTGGCCTCTGTTCCCCGTCTGCCCAACCACAGTGCTTGTGAGACGGGTGAACTCACGCAGACAG GTGTGGTGCAACACCTGCGCAACgggcagctcctccaccaaGCCTACAAGCGTCACAATCTCCTCCCCTCTGACTGGTCGCCCCGCCAGGTGTGGGTTGAGACCACAGGTAAGAGCCGCACTCTCCAGAGCGGACTGGCCTTCCTCTACGGCTTCCTCCAGGACTTTGATTGGACGAAACTGACCACACGGCACCAGTGGAGCACGTTGTTCTGCGGCTCGGCCTGCGACTGCCCCACCAGAAACCGATACCTGGAGGAAGAGCAGAGGAGGCAGTATCGCCTCAGAGTAAGTGATACCGAACTCGAGAGGACTTACGCCGATATGGCACGCACTTTGGGTCTGCTCACCCGCCAGCTCCGAGCCGCAAACCCCATAGACTCCCTGCTGTGCCACCTGTGCCACGGCATTTCTTTCCCTTGTGTTCCCATGGGAGATGGCACAAGCGGGTGTCTGACAATGGCACAGTTTGCTGTGATTCGTCGACAGCAGCTAGATGATGAGGTGGATCGGAGAAGAGTGGGGCTGTACCGTAAATATGCCATCCTGGCCATGTACCCCTACCTCAACCGAACTGCTGCCAAGATGGAGCGTGTTGCCAAGGACAATGAGGCTGGCCGACAGCATCGTGCAGGGGGTGAGGAGGTCTTCACCCTGTCTTCAGCCCATGACGTTACCATGGCCCCGTTGCTAAGCGCCCTGGGACTGGAGGAGGCACGCTTCCCTCGTTTTGCAGCCAGAGTAGTCTTTGAACTGTGGAAGAGTCCCCCAGCCATGCAAGGACAACCGAAGAAGAGGGCTGGCAAAGGTGAGAAGTCTAAGGCGAAAGACGGGGAGCTGTTCATCAGGGTGTTGTACAATGGCGAGGATGTGACATTTCACACCACCTTCTGTCGCTCCCACAACCGCCACGCAAGCCAGCCCCTCTGCCCTCTGAAGAACTTCCTGTCATTTGTCAGGAGAGACATGTTCAGTGTTGTCAACGCTACTTCCTACCAGGAGGCCTGCTACAGGCGCCCTGGTTGA
- the pxylp1 gene encoding 2-phosphoxylose phosphatase 1 isoform X3 — MRKNRGNLIPTTPILEERPFQAADGGVGVALGKSRKRVFPMPHTQEPNPISEAYSYCNTPNRTEQAWEGHSPADYKLLSVQVMIRHGDRYPLYYIPKTKRPAIDCTLSISRMPSHPLLNSFIRHMGQGGRGHWESTLASVPRLPNHSACETGELTQTGVVQHLRNGQLLHQAYKRHNLLPSDWSPRQVWVETTGKSRTLQSGLAFLYGFLQDFDWTKLTTRHQWSTLFCGSACDCPTRNRYLEEEQRRQYRLRVSDTELERTYADMARTLGLLTRQLRAANPIDSLLCHLCHGISFPCVPMGDGTSGCLTMAQFAVIRRQQLDDEVDRRRVGLYRKYAILAMYPYLNRTAAKMERVAKDNEAGRQHRAGGEEVFTLSSAHDVTMAPLLSALGLEEARFPRFAARVVFELWKSPPAMQGQPKKRAGKGEKSKAKDGELFIRVLYNGEDVTFHTTFCRSHNRHASQPLCPLKNFLSFVRRDMFSVVNATSYQEACYRRPG, encoded by the exons ATGAGAAAGAATCGAG GGAACCTGATCCCCACCACTCCCATACTGGAGGAGCGACCCTTCCAGGCTGCAGATGGAGGTGTTGGGGTGGCGCTGGGGAAGAGCAGAAAGAGAGTGTTCCCGATGCCTCACACCCAGGAGCCCAACCCCATATCTGAGGCTTACAGCTATTGCAACACTCCCAACCGCACTGAACAAGCCTGGGAGG GTCACAGTCCTGCTGACTACAAGCTGCTGTCTGTCCAGGTGATGATTCGCCATGGTGACCGCTACCCACTCTACTACATCCCCAAGACCAAACGGCCCGCCATCGACTGCACCTTGTCCatcagcag GATGCCTTCCCACCCCCTGCTGAACTCCTTCATCCGTCACATGGGCCAGGGAGGTCGCGGCCACTGGGAGTCTACGCTGGCCTCTGTTCCCCGTCTGCCCAACCACAGTGCTTGTGAGACGGGTGAACTCACGCAGACAG GTGTGGTGCAACACCTGCGCAACgggcagctcctccaccaaGCCTACAAGCGTCACAATCTCCTCCCCTCTGACTGGTCGCCCCGCCAGGTGTGGGTTGAGACCACAGGTAAGAGCCGCACTCTCCAGAGCGGACTGGCCTTCCTCTACGGCTTCCTCCAGGACTTTGATTGGACGAAACTGACCACACGGCACCAGTGGAGCACGTTGTTCTGCGGCTCGGCCTGCGACTGCCCCACCAGAAACCGATACCTGGAGGAAGAGCAGAGGAGGCAGTATCGCCTCAGAGTAAGTGATACCGAACTCGAGAGGACTTACGCCGATATGGCACGCACTTTGGGTCTGCTCACCCGCCAGCTCCGAGCCGCAAACCCCATAGACTCCCTGCTGTGCCACCTGTGCCACGGCATTTCTTTCCCTTGTGTTCCCATGGGAGATGGCACAAGCGGGTGTCTGACAATGGCACAGTTTGCTGTGATTCGTCGACAGCAGCTAGATGATGAGGTGGATCGGAGAAGAGTGGGGCTGTACCGTAAATATGCCATCCTGGCCATGTACCCCTACCTCAACCGAACTGCTGCCAAGATGGAGCGTGTTGCCAAGGACAATGAGGCTGGCCGACAGCATCGTGCAGGGGGTGAGGAGGTCTTCACCCTGTCTTCAGCCCATGACGTTACCATGGCCCCGTTGCTAAGCGCCCTGGGACTGGAGGAGGCACGCTTCCCTCGTTTTGCAGCCAGAGTAGTCTTTGAACTGTGGAAGAGTCCCCCAGCCATGCAAGGACAACCGAAGAAGAGGGCTGGCAAAGGTGAGAAGTCTAAGGCGAAAGACGGGGAGCTGTTCATCAGGGTGTTGTACAATGGCGAGGATGTGACATTTCACACCACCTTCTGTCGCTCCCACAACCGCCACGCAAGCCAGCCCCTCTGCCCTCTGAAGAACTTCCTGTCATTTGTCAGGAGAGACATGTTCAGTGTTGTCAACGCTACTTCCTACCAGGAGGCCTGCTACAGGCGCCCTGGTTGA
- the pxylp1 gene encoding 2-phosphoxylose phosphatase 1 isoform X2, whose product MVSAVTAHLLLFLVSGNLIPTTPILEERPFQAADGGVGVALGKSRKRVFPMPHTQEPNPISEAYSYCNTPNRTEQAWEGHSPADYKLLSVQVMIRHGDRYPLYYIPKTKRPAIDCTLSISRMPSHPLLNSFIRHMGQGGRGHWESTLASVPRLPNHSACETGELTQTGVVQHLRNGQLLHQAYKRHNLLPSDWSPRQVWVETTGKSRTLQSGLAFLYGFLQDFDWTKLTTRHQWSTLFCGSACDCPTRNRYLEEEQRRQYRLRVSDTELERTYADMARTLGLLTRQLRAANPIDSLLCHLCHGISFPCVPMGDGTSGCLTMAQFAVIRRQQLDDEVDRRRVGLYRKYAILAMYPYLNRTAAKMERVAKDNEAGRQHRAGGEEVFTLSSAHDVTMAPLLSALGLEEARFPRFAARVVFELWKSPPAMQGQPKKRAGKGEKSKAKDGELFIRVLYNGEDVTFHTTFCRSHNRHASQPLCPLKNFLSFVRRDMFSVVNATSYQEACYRRPG is encoded by the exons ATGGTCTCTGCTGTCACCGCGcaccttctcctcttcctcgtgAGTG GGAACCTGATCCCCACCACTCCCATACTGGAGGAGCGACCCTTCCAGGCTGCAGATGGAGGTGTTGGGGTGGCGCTGGGGAAGAGCAGAAAGAGAGTGTTCCCGATGCCTCACACCCAGGAGCCCAACCCCATATCTGAGGCTTACAGCTATTGCAACACTCCCAACCGCACTGAACAAGCCTGGGAGG GTCACAGTCCTGCTGACTACAAGCTGCTGTCTGTCCAGGTGATGATTCGCCATGGTGACCGCTACCCACTCTACTACATCCCCAAGACCAAACGGCCCGCCATCGACTGCACCTTGTCCatcagcag GATGCCTTCCCACCCCCTGCTGAACTCCTTCATCCGTCACATGGGCCAGGGAGGTCGCGGCCACTGGGAGTCTACGCTGGCCTCTGTTCCCCGTCTGCCCAACCACAGTGCTTGTGAGACGGGTGAACTCACGCAGACAG GTGTGGTGCAACACCTGCGCAACgggcagctcctccaccaaGCCTACAAGCGTCACAATCTCCTCCCCTCTGACTGGTCGCCCCGCCAGGTGTGGGTTGAGACCACAGGTAAGAGCCGCACTCTCCAGAGCGGACTGGCCTTCCTCTACGGCTTCCTCCAGGACTTTGATTGGACGAAACTGACCACACGGCACCAGTGGAGCACGTTGTTCTGCGGCTCGGCCTGCGACTGCCCCACCAGAAACCGATACCTGGAGGAAGAGCAGAGGAGGCAGTATCGCCTCAGAGTAAGTGATACCGAACTCGAGAGGACTTACGCCGATATGGCACGCACTTTGGGTCTGCTCACCCGCCAGCTCCGAGCCGCAAACCCCATAGACTCCCTGCTGTGCCACCTGTGCCACGGCATTTCTTTCCCTTGTGTTCCCATGGGAGATGGCACAAGCGGGTGTCTGACAATGGCACAGTTTGCTGTGATTCGTCGACAGCAGCTAGATGATGAGGTGGATCGGAGAAGAGTGGGGCTGTACCGTAAATATGCCATCCTGGCCATGTACCCCTACCTCAACCGAACTGCTGCCAAGATGGAGCGTGTTGCCAAGGACAATGAGGCTGGCCGACAGCATCGTGCAGGGGGTGAGGAGGTCTTCACCCTGTCTTCAGCCCATGACGTTACCATGGCCCCGTTGCTAAGCGCCCTGGGACTGGAGGAGGCACGCTTCCCTCGTTTTGCAGCCAGAGTAGTCTTTGAACTGTGGAAGAGTCCCCCAGCCATGCAAGGACAACCGAAGAAGAGGGCTGGCAAAGGTGAGAAGTCTAAGGCGAAAGACGGGGAGCTGTTCATCAGGGTGTTGTACAATGGCGAGGATGTGACATTTCACACCACCTTCTGTCGCTCCCACAACCGCCACGCAAGCCAGCCCCTCTGCCCTCTGAAGAACTTCCTGTCATTTGTCAGGAGAGACATGTTCAGTGTTGTCAACGCTACTTCCTACCAGGAGGCCTGCTACAGGCGCCCTGGTTGA